The Leifsonia williamsii genome includes a region encoding these proteins:
- a CDS encoding peptidylprolyl isomerase: protein MSKHTAVATLHTNYGDIKVNLFGNHAPKTVRNFVGLATGEIEWTNPATGEKTNAPLYNGVVFHRIIPGFMIQGGDPLGQGIGGPGYQFDDEINPELDFTEPYILAMANAGIQGGRGTNGSQFFITVGPTTWLQGKHTIFGEVADDASRKVVDKLADVPTDARDRPLDDVVIESVDIEQV from the coding sequence ATGTCTAAGCACACCGCTGTCGCCACGCTCCACACTAACTACGGAGACATCAAGGTCAACCTCTTCGGCAACCACGCTCCGAAGACGGTCAGGAACTTCGTGGGGCTCGCGACCGGTGAGATCGAGTGGACGAACCCGGCCACGGGTGAGAAGACCAACGCTCCGCTCTACAACGGTGTCGTCTTCCACCGCATCATCCCGGGCTTCATGATCCAGGGCGGCGACCCGCTCGGTCAGGGCATCGGCGGCCCGGGCTACCAGTTCGACGACGAGATCAACCCGGAGCTCGACTTCACCGAGCCGTACATCCTGGCGATGGCCAACGCCGGCATCCAGGGCGGCCGCGGCACCAACGGCTCGCAGTTCTTCATCACTGTCGGCCCGACCACGTGGCTGCAGGGCAAGCACACGATCTTCGGCGAGGTCGCCGACGACGCGTCGCGCAAGGTCGTCGACAAGCTCGCCGATGTGCCGACCGACGCTCGCGACCGGCCGCTGGACGACGTGGTCATCGAGTCCGTCGACATCGAGCAGGTCTGA
- a CDS encoding rhomboid family intramembrane serine protease, with protein MSQPVDARASYCYRHPGRESYVLCQRCGRTICGECQTPAAVGVICPECMAEQRATAPRTKPVWYTRLSGGTTPVVTYTIIALCALVFVLGLVPGFGGLVDNALLYAGVYSDPAAFQPWRMLTSLFVHANFIHFALNMYTLWIFGSALEPMLGRLRFLALFLISGFAGSLAVLLLTSPLQPVVGASGAIFGMFGAFFIIQRRLGGNATQILILVAINLAIGFIPGFDIAWQAHVGGLLGGLLVGLIYVETRKPSRRSLQLPLVIALCVLLILVSLVRFL; from the coding sequence ATGTCTCAGCCCGTCGACGCGCGAGCGAGTTACTGCTACCGCCACCCCGGCCGGGAGAGCTATGTCCTCTGCCAGCGCTGCGGCCGCACCATCTGCGGTGAGTGCCAGACGCCGGCCGCGGTCGGCGTCATCTGCCCGGAGTGCATGGCGGAGCAGCGTGCCACCGCGCCGCGCACCAAGCCGGTCTGGTACACGCGGCTGAGCGGAGGGACGACCCCGGTCGTCACCTACACGATCATCGCGCTGTGCGCATTGGTCTTCGTACTCGGGCTCGTGCCCGGGTTCGGTGGTCTGGTCGACAACGCGCTGCTCTATGCGGGCGTGTACTCCGACCCGGCTGCCTTCCAGCCGTGGCGCATGCTCACGTCGCTGTTCGTGCACGCCAACTTCATCCACTTCGCGCTCAACATGTACACGCTGTGGATCTTCGGCTCGGCGTTGGAGCCGATGCTCGGGAGGCTGCGCTTCCTCGCGCTCTTCCTCATCAGCGGGTTCGCCGGCTCGCTGGCCGTGCTGCTGCTGACGAGTCCGCTGCAGCCCGTCGTCGGCGCCTCCGGAGCCATCTTCGGCATGTTCGGCGCCTTCTTCATCATCCAGCGTCGCCTGGGCGGCAATGCGACGCAGATCCTGATCCTGGTGGCCATCAACCTGGCGATCGGCTTCATCCCCGGTTTCGACATCGCCTGGCAGGCGCATGTCGGCGGCTTGCTCGGCGGCCTGCTGGTCGGCCTGATCTACGTGGAGACGCGCAAGCCTTCGCGGCGCTCGCTCCAGCTGCCGCTCGTCATCGCGCTCTGCGTACTGCTGATCCTGGTCAGCCTCGTCCGATTCCTGTAG
- a CDS encoding cell division protein CrgA has protein sequence MARSKTKTKPERPARTDRRAVASGEEAPNPVWFKPVMFGFMLLGLIWIIVFYVSQNQYPIPSLGAWNILVGFGIAFIGFLMTTRWR, from the coding sequence ATGGCACGCAGCAAGACGAAGACCAAGCCCGAGCGCCCCGCACGCACCGACCGGCGCGCCGTCGCCTCCGGTGAGGAGGCGCCGAACCCCGTATGGTTCAAGCCGGTGATGTTCGGCTTCATGCTCCTCGGGCTGATCTGGATCATCGTCTTCTACGTGAGCCAGAACCAGTACCCGATCCCGAGCCTCGGCGCCTGGAACATCCTCGTCGGCTTCGGCATCGCCTTCATCGGCTTCCTCATGACCACCAGGTGGCGGTAG